In uncultured Bacteroides sp., one genomic interval encodes:
- a CDS encoding sugar phosphate isomerase/epimerase family protein — protein MSSADKKESRYKIAACDWMILKRQKIGSFQLVRELNGDGVEVDMGGLGNRDSFDNKLRQVHFQKLFKEEAAKYNLEIPSIAMSGFYSQSFVKRANYKELTQDCIQTMVVMGAKVAFLPLGVECDLIKNPEIRSELVNRLKIIGNMAQEAGVVIGIETSLDAKGDIKLLKEINSPAIKIYYNFQNSLVAGRNLYKELKKLGKNRICQIHCTDTDDVLLQYNKRLNMNKVKETLDKMGWNGWLVVERSRDKNDPRNVKKNFGMNINYLKQIFQNETFE, from the coding sequence ATGTCTTCTGCAGATAAGAAAGAATCCAGATATAAAATTGCAGCTTGTGACTGGATGATTTTGAAAAGACAGAAAATTGGTTCATTCCAGTTAGTTAGAGAACTAAATGGTGATGGCGTTGAGGTTGATATGGGCGGTTTGGGAAATCGTGACTCATTCGATAACAAACTTAGACAGGTTCATTTTCAGAAACTGTTTAAAGAAGAAGCAGCCAAATATAACCTGGAAATTCCTTCAATTGCAATGTCAGGCTTTTATTCTCAGTCGTTTGTTAAAAGAGCTAATTATAAAGAACTAACTCAGGATTGTATTCAAACAATGGTAGTTATGGGAGCAAAGGTTGCTTTTCTTCCACTTGGAGTTGAGTGTGATTTAATAAAGAATCCGGAAATTCGTTCAGAATTAGTTAATCGCTTAAAGATTATAGGAAATATGGCTCAGGAAGCAGGAGTCGTAATTGGAATTGAAACTTCTCTCGATGCCAAAGGAGATATTAAACTTCTGAAGGAAATAAATTCACCAGCTATAAAAATCTATTATAATTTTCAGAATTCCCTTGTAGCGGGACGCAATTTGTATAAAGAGCTTAAGAAACTCGGTAAGAATCGTATTTGCCAGATACATTGTACCGACACAGATGATGTTTTACTACAATACAATAAAAGATTGAATATGAATAAAGTGAAAGAAACCCTTGATAAGATGGGGTGGAACGGATGGCTTGTTGTTGAAAGATCCCGGGATAAGAATGATCCACGTAACGTGAAGAAAAATTTTGGGATGAATATTAATTATCTAAAACAGATATTTCAAAATGAAACCTTTGAATAA